One genomic segment of Novosphingobium sp. RL4 includes these proteins:
- a CDS encoding ABC transporter permease — protein MNRFALLSLYRSLTRHKLYAALNVGGLAVGIAVFLVLGLYARFETSYEKWLPRHEGIYVVQTVWNLPESPFNGAYPYTMSGLLEQMREDFPGLVGTRIRGGRNGGVVIRGGVAASVDVAQVDPAFFDVFDLPMVRGSGTALRQPTSVLISETLARRYFGTSDPIGQTLTIAMDKTINYRVAGVFRDLPRNTDFKLSLLVPMPTTPPVPQWFHWGSSSLQTFLRFDTPEAARAFEQKLPPFVNRRGLADLGKDAWKTQQISLLPLARMHLEPEGQASASQKITVVTLAIVGLLTLLVATVNYVNLATARANLRAREVAMRKVLGADRLALVRQFLSEAMLTVGVAALLGLILAELSLPLVNAAGGLTLSIPYALVVPALVVLTLVVGLLAGFYPALLLSGYPAASVLASARSPGGGRVGTRVREGLVVLQFGLAIAFMVGTGVLVAQTRHVRQSDLGFQREGLMVVLSTRDSLVATAQTRAVVAAIRELPSVRAAALGNNAVGGSGENNADNVPLPGRAGDGPSLRWMIVGLDFFKVHGTRILAGRVFDESHRDDDALSRTDGQQRNIVINRRAVSTLGFRSPEDAIGKTVGGNRPRTIIGVVEDMRFFSPREPNSASYYVYYSEPEKAYTTVASIRFAGDPRVTMDAVRAIWQRTVPQVPFEAETADTQLGKFYEADDRATRLFAIGAGLAVLIGCVGLWGLASYNTQMRIKEIGIRKTLGASSGDIARLLVGQFLRPVLLANLLAWPLAFVAMRTWLAGFDDRIALSPLFFIGGSLLATVIAILTVLGQSLRASRAAPAWALRHE, from the coding sequence ATGAACCGCTTCGCCTTGCTTTCGCTCTACCGCTCGCTCACCCGCCACAAGCTCTATGCCGCGCTCAATGTCGGCGGGCTGGCGGTGGGGATCGCGGTGTTCCTCGTCCTGGGGCTCTACGCCCGGTTCGAAACCAGCTACGAGAAGTGGCTGCCCCGGCATGAGGGCATCTATGTGGTGCAGACCGTGTGGAACCTGCCGGAAAGCCCGTTCAACGGTGCCTATCCCTATACGATGAGCGGCCTGCTCGAACAGATGCGCGAGGACTTTCCCGGCCTTGTCGGCACCCGCATCCGGGGCGGCAGGAACGGCGGCGTCGTCATTCGTGGCGGCGTTGCCGCGTCGGTCGATGTCGCGCAAGTCGATCCCGCGTTTTTCGACGTGTTCGACCTGCCGATGGTGCGCGGCAGCGGCACGGCGCTGCGCCAGCCCACCAGCGTGCTGATCAGCGAAACCCTGGCCCGCCGGTATTTCGGGACAAGCGATCCGATCGGCCAGACCCTGACGATAGCGATGGACAAGACCATCAATTACCGCGTCGCCGGGGTTTTCCGTGATCTGCCCAGGAATACCGATTTCAAGCTGTCGCTGCTGGTGCCGATGCCCACCACGCCGCCTGTGCCGCAGTGGTTTCATTGGGGCAGTTCCTCGCTCCAGACGTTCCTGCGGTTCGACACGCCGGAGGCCGCGCGCGCTTTCGAACAGAAGCTGCCGCCTTTCGTGAACCGGCGGGGCCTTGCCGATCTGGGCAAGGATGCCTGGAAGACGCAGCAAATCTCGCTGCTGCCGCTTGCCCGCATGCATCTGGAACCGGAAGGGCAGGCCAGCGCCAGCCAGAAGATCACCGTCGTCACGCTTGCGATCGTAGGACTTCTGACGCTGCTGGTGGCCACCGTGAACTACGTCAATCTGGCAACGGCACGCGCCAATCTGCGTGCCCGTGAAGTCGCCATGCGCAAGGTGCTCGGCGCGGACCGGCTTGCGCTGGTGCGGCAGTTCCTGTCCGAAGCCATGCTGACGGTCGGCGTCGCGGCCCTGCTGGGGCTCATTCTGGCCGAACTGAGCCTGCCGCTGGTCAATGCCGCCGGCGGCCTGACGCTGTCGATCCCCTATGCGCTGGTCGTTCCCGCGCTGGTGGTGCTGACGCTCGTCGTCGGCCTGCTGGCGGGCTTCTATCCGGCGCTGCTGCTTTCCGGATACCCGGCTGCGAGTGTGCTGGCTTCTGCCCGTTCGCCCGGCGGCGGCCGCGTGGGAACCCGCGTTCGGGAGGGGCTGGTCGTGCTCCAGTTCGGCCTTGCCATCGCCTTCATGGTCGGCACCGGCGTGCTGGTCGCGCAGACCCGCCATGTCCGGCAATCCGATCTCGGCTTCCAGCGAGAGGGGCTGATGGTGGTGCTCTCCACCCGCGACAGCCTTGTCGCCACCGCACAAACGCGCGCGGTCGTGGCGGCGATCCGCGAACTGCCTTCGGTTCGTGCCGCCGCGCTCGGCAACAATGCGGTGGGCGGCAGCGGCGAGAACAACGCCGATAACGTGCCCCTGCCGGGGCGCGCCGGAGACGGGCCTTCGCTGCGCTGGATGATCGTCGGGCTCGATTTCTTCAAGGTTCACGGCACCCGAATCCTTGCCGGCCGGGTGTTCGACGAGAGCCACCGCGACGACGATGCGCTTTCCCGCACCGACGGGCAGCAACGCAACATCGTCATCAACCGCCGCGCGGTATCGACGCTCGGCTTCCGCTCGCCAGAGGATGCCATTGGCAAGACTGTCGGTGGCAATCGCCCACGCACGATCATCGGCGTGGTCGAGGACATGCGCTTCTTCTCGCCGCGCGAACCCAACAGCGCCAGCTACTACGTCTATTACAGCGAGCCGGAAAAGGCCTACACGACAGTCGCCTCGATCCGCTTCGCCGGCGATCCGCGCGTGACGATGGATGCCGTGCGCGCGATCTGGCAACGCACCGTGCCGCAAGTGCCGTTCGAGGCGGAAACCGCCGACACTCAGCTTGGCAAGTTCTATGAGGCGGACGACCGCGCGACGCGGCTCTTCGCCATTGGCGCGGGCCTTGCCGTGCTGATCGGCTGCGTCGGGCTATGGGGGCTGGCGTCCTACAACACCCAGATGCGGATCAAGGAAATCGGCATCCGCAAGACCCTTGGGGCATCCTCCGGCGATATCGCCAGGCTGCTGGTCGGCCAGTTCCTGCGCCCCGTGCTGCTGGCCAACCTGCTGGCATGGCCGCTTGCCTTCGTGGCGATGCGGACATGGCTGGCCGGCTTCGACGACCGCATCGCGCTTTCGCCGCTCTTCTTCATCGGTGGCAGCCTGCTGGCAACGGTGATCGCGATCCTGACGGTACTGGGCCAATCGCTGCGGGCCAGCCGTGCGGCTCCGGCGTGGGCGCTGCGCCATGAATAG
- a CDS encoding ABC transporter ATP-binding protein has protein sequence MIRLEKIQRRYVSDEVETTALRDIDLEVAAGEFLAIMGPSGCGKSTLLNTLGTVDRPTGGRYLFGDRDLAAMGEKDLAKFRGSTLGFVFQSFNLIDELTIEENVALGLAYRSNGGDRRARVSAAMDKVGIAHRARHFPHQLSGGQQQRAAIARAIVGDPRLILADEPTGNLDTANGEQVMNILQALNDEGATIVMVTHSPSHADMARRRIDMLDGRIVASAMRSI, from the coding sequence ATGATCCGACTGGAAAAGATCCAGCGCCGCTACGTTTCCGACGAAGTGGAAACGACGGCCCTTCGCGATATCGACCTTGAGGTGGCCGCCGGGGAATTCCTTGCCATCATGGGGCCATCGGGCTGCGGCAAGTCCACCCTGCTCAACACGCTCGGCACGGTCGACCGGCCCACGGGCGGGCGCTACCTGTTCGGCGATCGGGATCTGGCGGCGATGGGCGAGAAGGACCTGGCGAAGTTTCGCGGCTCCACGCTCGGCTTCGTGTTTCAGAGCTTCAATTTGATCGATGAACTGACCATCGAGGAGAACGTGGCCCTCGGCCTTGCCTACCGCAGCAACGGCGGGGATCGCCGCGCGCGGGTTTCGGCGGCGATGGACAAGGTCGGCATCGCGCACCGCGCGCGTCACTTTCCGCACCAGCTTTCGGGCGGCCAGCAGCAGCGCGCGGCGATCGCCCGCGCCATCGTTGGCGATCCCCGGCTGATCCTTGCGGACGAACCGACCGGCAACCTCGATACCGCCAATGGCGAGCAGGTGATGAACATCCTCCAGGCGCTGAACGACGAAGGCGCGACCATCGTCATGGTCACGCACTCGCCCAGCCATGCCGACATGGCCAGACGCCGCATCGACATGCTCGACGGGCGCATCGTCGCCTCGGCCATGCGCTCGATCTGA
- a CDS encoding efflux RND transporter periplasmic adaptor subunit has protein sequence MGDTVPMMTEQPVHATVSPGAEMDRKVERRRAPLWRRPAVLAIAGVAVAAVLLWRLLPASGSTDIAAAQIETGIVSRAPFADYLPVRAAVAPKVTTLVGVLSGGQVEKLLVQDGAMVSEGQPLASLANPELRLDVLTREAQIASQLGGVAGENLGIERNRIDRAGQVAQANYDLIKARRELAIRQQLYDQGYLSDAGVRSYAEEAAYQQKRLAQLQSGSAREAGITATQGARLGDTRSRLESNLAAVRASLDALTIRAPMGGRLTNFTIQPGQALKPGDPAGQVDSEGSWKLTADVDEYYLRRVAVGQTAIADGARLTVSKVLPAVKDGRFRTELDFAGAPPAGLNRGQTLDIRITLGSTAPALVAPVGGWLEAGGGSSVFVLDADGAHARRRAVKTGRRNPEQVEILSGLQPGERIVTSNTSSVTGDILNIR, from the coding sequence ATGGGTGACACTGTTCCCATGATGACCGAACAGCCCGTACATGCAACCGTTTCCCCCGGCGCGGAGATGGATCGCAAAGTCGAGCGCCGCCGCGCGCCGCTATGGCGGCGGCCCGCCGTTCTGGCGATTGCCGGCGTCGCGGTGGCCGCCGTGCTGCTCTGGCGGCTGCTGCCGGCCAGCGGATCGACCGATATCGCCGCTGCCCAGATCGAGACCGGCATAGTAAGCCGCGCGCCTTTCGCCGACTATCTGCCGGTGCGCGCGGCGGTTGCGCCGAAAGTCACCACGCTGGTCGGCGTGCTTTCGGGCGGGCAGGTCGAGAAGCTGCTGGTGCAGGACGGCGCCATGGTTTCCGAAGGCCAGCCGCTGGCCTCGCTCGCCAATCCCGAACTGCGGCTCGACGTGCTGACCCGCGAGGCGCAGATCGCCAGCCAGCTTGGCGGCGTTGCGGGGGAGAACCTCGGCATCGAGCGCAACCGCATCGACCGCGCCGGGCAGGTTGCGCAGGCCAATTACGATCTCATCAAGGCCCGCCGCGAACTGGCTATCCGCCAGCAGCTTTACGATCAGGGCTATCTCTCCGATGCCGGTGTGCGCAGCTATGCCGAAGAGGCCGCCTACCAGCAGAAGCGGCTGGCCCAGTTGCAATCGGGCAGCGCGCGCGAGGCGGGCATCACCGCCACGCAAGGCGCGCGGCTTGGTGACACCCGCAGCCGTCTCGAAAGCAATCTTGCGGCCGTGCGCGCCAGCCTCGATGCGCTGACGATCCGCGCGCCGATGGGCGGCCGCCTCACCAATTTCACGATCCAGCCCGGACAGGCGCTCAAACCGGGCGATCCGGCCGGGCAGGTCGACAGCGAAGGTTCGTGGAAGCTGACCGCCGATGTCGACGAATATTACCTGCGCCGCGTCGCCGTGGGGCAGACGGCCATTGCCGATGGCGCCCGCCTGACTGTTTCGAAAGTCCTGCCCGCCGTGAAGGATGGGCGTTTCCGCACCGAACTGGATTTTGCGGGCGCGCCGCCCGCCGGGCTCAATCGCGGGCAGACGCTCGACATCCGCATCACGCTTGGCAGCACCGCGCCTGCGCTGGTCGCCCCTGTCGGCGGCTGGCTGGAAGCGGGCGGCGGTTCCTCGGTCTTCGTGCTCGACGCCGATGGCGCCCATGCCCGCCGCCGCGCCGTGAAGACCGGCCGCCGCAATCCCGAACAGGTGGAGATCCTCTCCGGCCTCCAGCCGGGCGAGCGCATCGTCACCTCCAACACCTCGTCGGTCACCGGCGACATCCTCAATATCCGCTAA